The window CCACGAGCCCGACTCGCCGTGCTGCTCGAACTGGAAGGTGGATGGGACGACGGGAAAGCTGGCCTGGTTGACCGTCATCCCGGTCAGGCGGTGCCCTTCCCGGATTGACTCGGGCAATTCGGTCCCGCGCAGGTCGGCGATCTGCGGCTTGTGGTCCCACAGGTCATGCTGTGATGGCGCGCCACCCTGGAACAGGTAGATGATCCGCTTCGCCTTTGGAGCGAAGTGGGGCAGTCCGGGCAACCCACCGATGGACGGTGGCGCCTGGGCCAGCAGGTCGTCGTTGAAGAGCGTCGCCAGGGCGGCTGCACCGATTCCGGTGCCCGAGAGTTCAAGAAACCGCCGGCGCGTGAGCAACTGCTGCAGTTGAGTTTGCGGCTTCATCTTTCAGTCCTTCGTGATGGTGCGATCGAGGTTCAGGATCATGCTGGCGACCATCGTGTAGGAGGCAAGTTCCGCGATGTCCAGTGTTTCGTCACGCGGCGACTCGCCCACGCTGACGAGTCCGAGCGCCGCCGCCCGGTCGGCCTGGTAGCGTTCCAGATAGTCGTGAAAGGCGCTCGACAGCACGTCGTGCGCCTCGGGCCGCGGCCGGTGGGCCGTAGTCAGGCGATAGGCGAACGCCACGCGTTCTTCCGGTGTCGCGCCCCCCTCGGTCATCATGCGCTCGGCCACTCGCCGCGCCGCCTCGACGTAGGTGACGTCGTTCATCAGGTTCAGGGCCTGGAGCGGCGTGTTCGTCCGATCGGTGCGCACGATGCAGGTCTCGCGGGTCGACGAGTCGAAGGTGAGCATCGAGGGCGGCGCCAGTGTCCGCTTCCAGTAGGTATAGAGACTGCGTCGGTAGAGGTCGTTCCCCTCGGACTGGTCGTAGCGCTGGCTCGCCTGATCCCACAGACCTTCCGGCTGGTACGGCTTGACGGACGGTCCGCCGACCTGGTCCACGAGCAGCCCGGCGACGGTCAGAGCCTGGTCGCGGATCATCTGCGCCGGCAACCGCAGGCGTGGTCCGCGGGCCAGCATGCGGTTCTCCGGGTCGGACTCGAGCTGCTCCGGCGTCACCGCGGACGCCTGACGGTAGGTGGCGCTGATGACGATCTCCCGCAGGATCGACTTCACGTCCCAGCCGGAGTCGATGAAGCTGGTCGCCAGCCAGTCGAGCAGGTCGGGATGGCTGGGGTACTCGCCCTGCAGCCCGAAGTTCTCGGCCGTCTTGACGATGCCGGTTCCGAACAGCATCTGCCAGAAGCGGTTCACGGTGACCCGCGCGGTGAGCGGATGGTCGGGCTCGACGAGCCAGCGGGCGAACGCCAGCCGGTTGTTCTCCCCGCCCTCGGGAAGTGGCGGCAGCACCGCAGGAACGCCCGGGCTCACCTGCTCGCCCGGCACGTCGTAGGCGCCGCGGACCAGCAGGAACGTATCGCGCGGCGGGTCCATTTCCTCCATCACCATGACGGTCTGGATGTTGTCCCACAGCTCCGCCCGCTTGCGCTCCAGATCCCCGGCGGCACGCCAGGCTTCCTGGATCTTTTCCGACGCGTACTGGTCGAGGAAGGCGAGACGGAGCTTCTCCGCCTGTCCGGCCGTGCGGTCGGCCGCCGGGAGGTTCGCGATCTCGGTCAGCGAGTCTGCGGTCGCGACGACCGCCGCCTGCTCGGGCGTCAGTGCCTGCGTATAAACCCGGACGTCGTCAATGAGGCCCTGGAAACGCGGCGCGCTATCCGTACCGCCGGAATCCTCCGGCGGAGGTCCGCTCGCTCCGATGCGCAGCGGCTCGCGCGTCCGCATCGGGTTGTTAATGCCGTCGACCTGCGGCGTGAGTTCCACCGACTCCCCGTTGACGTAGACCCGGAAGCTCGCGGGGACGCGTTTCCCGTCGTAGGTCATCAGCACGTGGAGCCATTCGTCGAGAGGCAGCACGTCCTGCGTTTCCACCCGTACTCCGTCGTCCTGCCAGCGTTCGGACAGGTTCACCTGCAACTTGCCGTCGGCGAGGTACAGTCCCCAGCCCCGCTCTCCCTGGTCGCCGGCGAGCGCCCGCGACACGATCACGCCGTCACCGGCGGTGGGATGAATCCAGGCGGCTACGCTGAACGGGTCGTTGTAGGTGAAGTTGGCGATGTCGCCCGCGTCGATGAAGCGCTGGCCGTCGAAGCTGACCGCTTCACCAATCCGGCCGGGCACGAAAAGGGGCTGGCCGTCCACCAGCTTGACGTTGACGGGGAGTTCGGCGAGCTCCGGCTCCTGCTCGCCCCGCACATCGGAGGTCACGTTGGGCGAAAGGAAGACCGGCTCCGAGGTATAGACCCCCGCGATGTCACCGTCGAGGGGATGGTGGACGAGCAGCTTGTCGCGGAGTACCCAGTCGACATCCCCGGCGGCCGCCAGGGAGGCTTCCCACTCCCGCTGCGCGTCGCCTGCCTCGGTCTCGAGGGTCGCAAGCGCCTCCCGCGCCGCGGCGAGCTCCTCGTCCAGCTCGGCCAGCTCCGCGAACTGCTCGTCGGTCGGCGCGGTAATCATCGGGGGCGAGTTGCCGTACTTGAACGCCTTGCCACGCTCCGGCACGTTGTTGAAGAAAGCGAAGAGCTCATAGAACTCCCGTTGCGAGAGCGGGTCGAACTTGTGGTCGTGGCAGCGGGCGCAGCCGAGCGTGAGGCCCATCCAGACCGTCCCGGTGGTCGACACGCGATCAACCACGTTCTCCACGAGGAACTCCTCGGGAACGATGCCTCCTTCTCCGTTCTGGCTGTGGTTCCGGTTGAAAGCGGTGGCGATGCGCTGGTCCAGCGTCGCGCTCGGGAGCATGTCGCCCGCGAGCTGCTCGATGGTGAACTGGTCGAACGGCATATTGCTGTTGTAGGCGTCGATCACCCAGTCCCGGTAGCGCCACATGGAACGCGGCGCGTCCGTCTGGTAGCCGCTGGAGTCTGCGTACCGTGCCCCGTCGAGCCACTCGACCGCCATGCGCTCGCCGAAGGCGGTGGAGCCGAGCAGCCGGTCGACAGCGTTCTCGTAGGCGTCCGGCGAGTCGTCGTTGAGGAAAGCGGCGACATCACCTGCCGACGGCGGCAGGCCGGTCAGGTCGAGCGTCACCCGCCGGAGCAGAGTCGTCCTATCGGCTTCCGGCGCGGGGCCCAGCCCCTGGGCTTCCAGGCTGGACAAAACGAAACTGTCGATCGGGTTGCGTCCCCACTCGGGGTCGGCGACCGGCGGAACCGACGGGCGTTCGGGTGGGACGAATGCCCAGTGCGACTGCCATTCGGCTCCCTGATCGATCCAGAGCCGAAGGGTCTCGATCTCACCAGGGCTCAGGGCGTCCTCCGCCGTGCCCGGCATGACCGGCGTGTTCAGGCCGAGGCGGTAGGGCATCCGCACCCGGTCTTCGGTGGCCGTGACCCGGTGGATCAGCAGGCTGTCGTCCGCGTTGCCGGGAATGACGACCGCGCCGCCGAACGTGCCACGTTCCGCGAACGGCCCCTCCGCCACGTCGAGGCGCAGGCCGCGCTGGCGGGTGCCCTCATCCGGGCCGTGGCAGGTAAAGCAGTTCTGGGAAAGAATGGGCCGCACCTCGCGGGCGAAGTCGACCACCCGTTCGGGCATCGGTAGCGCGTCGGCGTCGGCCAGTTCCGCCCCCCATTCCGCACCTCCGTCAATCCATCGGCGCACCGCGTCGATCTGCTCGTCGGTCAGTGACTGGCCCGACGAGACGGGGGGCATCCGCCCGATGCGATCCTCGGTGGTCAGCCGCTGGTACAGCGGGCTTGCCTCCGCATCGCCCGTCACGACGACGGTTCCGATGAAGTCGTCGGTATCGAACCGCAGGTCGGCCTGCCGCGTGGTCTCGTTCGGGCCGTGGCAGATCAGGCACGACTCGTTGAGAATCGGCCGGATGTCACGGTTGAACTCGAGCGGTTCCGCCGGCTGCTGTGCCGACGCGGTGGCGGGAGGACCTGAGAAGTAACCGCCGAACCCGATCGCGAGTGCGGCGAGCGGAATCACGACGCGGAACGGTGCCTGCCCCATGGACACACCTCCAACCATGCATAGTAGGACTGCGGCCGGATTTCCGCAACTTGGTTTTGTTGCGCGGTCGCGGCATAGGCCTCCGGTGCCGCTGGGGCCGTGCCTCCTCAGCTCGTCCGCCGCAGCGCGGCGATCCGCTGCAACACCGGCGGATGTGAATAGCCCAGGAAGACAGCGAGCGGGTGCGGTGTCAGATTGGTGAGGTTGTCGGCGGACAGCTTCTTGAGAGCGCTGATGAGCGGTTCCCCGCTGCCGGTGGTCTCGGCCGCGAACCGGTCGGCTTCGAACTCGTTGCGGCGGGAGAAGAGGTTGACGAGCACCGACAGGACCAGTTCGACCGGCGTGAAGAGCAGGCCGAAGAAGAGGAGTCCGGCGTAGACGGACGGCTCGCTCACGTAGAAGGCGGAGAACAGTCCGTCCTGCTGCAGGAAGAAGGAGAGGATCCAGAGCATCGCTCCGAGATGGGCTATCGACAGCGCCATGCCCTGCCAGATGTGCCGCTTCTTGTAATGGCCGACCTCGTGGGCGACCACCGCGACCAGCTCCGGCACCGTGTGCTGTTCGATGAGGGTGTCGAACAGGCCGATCCGCTTGTGCCGGCCGAAGCCGGTAAAGAAGGCGTTCGCCTTGGATGAACGGCGCGATCCGTCGACGACGAAGATGCCGCGGAGGGGAAAACGGGCCGACCGTGCGTACTGCAGAATGGCGTCGTGCAGGTCGCCCGTTTCGAGGAGCGTGAACTTGTTGAACAGCGGCATGATCCAGGTCGGCGCGATGAATTGGACGGCCAGCATGAACAGGGTGGCGGCGATCCAGCACCAGAGCCAGGCAAGCGATCCCGCCCACTCGAAGAACGCGAGAACGATGGCCAGCAGCGCGCCGCCCAGCACGACGGCTAGCAGCCCGCCCTTGAGGAGATCGGACACGAACGTCTTCGCGGTCGTGCGGTTGAACCCATAGCTGGCTTCGATGCCGAACGTGGAGTAGATGCGGAACGGCAGGCCCAGCAGCGTAGACGCCAGGCCGAGTCCGCCGATGTAGAGAAGCCCCGTGATGATCGGTCCGTGGTCCAGCCCGCGGATCGTCTGGTCGAGCCATTCGAAGCCGCCCGCGAACCAGAAGAGCAGCACCACGGCGAGATCGAACGCGCCCCGGATCAGGCCGAAGCGGGTCCGCGTCGTCGTGTAACGCTGCGCCTGCGCGTATTTGTCGTCGTCGAACACGCCGGTGAACTCGGCCGGCAGGGTCGGCGAGAAGGCGCGCGCGTTAAGAATGCCGCTGGCCAGGCGGAGCAGGTACTCGCCAATCAGGGCGACCAGGATGATGACGGCGAACGTGTTCATCTAAGATCTTCGGGATGGCCCACTTCCATTATCAGCCGATCTTCGAGTTCGGACCGGACGAAACGCCGTACCGGCACCTCGGCGCGGAGGGTGTTTCCACCGTCTCGATGAACGGCCGCGAGATGCTGACGGTGGAAGCGGACGTGCTACGGAACGTCGCGCGGCAGGCGTTCGACGACGTCGCCCACCTGCTTCGGCCGGCGCACCTCGCCCAGCTCCGCTCGATCATCGACGACCCGGAGGCGTCGGCGAACGACAAGTTCGTTGCCCTCGAATTGCTGCGCAACGCCAACATCGCGGCCGGCCGCGTCCTGCCCGGCTGTCAGGACACCGGAACGGCGATCGTCATGGGGCACAAGGGGGAGCAGGTGCTCACCTTCGGCGACGACGCCGTCGCCCTCTCGCGCGGGGTCTACGACGCCTACAACGAGCGGAACCTGCGGTATTCGCAGATGGCGCCGCTCGACATGTACACGGAGACGAACACAGGGTCGAACCTGCCGGCGCAGATCGAAATCTACGCGGAACCGGGCGACGAGTACGAGCTGCTGTTCATCGCCAAGGGGGGCGGATCCGCCAACAAGAGCTTCCTCTACCAGGAGACGAAGGCGCTGCTGAACCCGACGTCGCTCCTGGCCTTCGTCGAGGCGAAGCTGAAGACGATCGGCACCGCGGCCTGCCCGCCGTACCACCTGGCACTGGTGATCGGCGGGACCTCGGCGGAGTTCACGCTCAAGACGCTGAAGTTGGCGACGACCAAATACCTCGACCGGCTCCCAACCGCCGGCAACGAGTACGGCCGCGCCTTCCGCGACGTCGCCCTGGAGCAGCAGATCTTCGAGCTTGCGCGCCAGATCGGGGTCGGCGCGCAGTTCGGCGGGAAGTACTTCGCCCACGACGTCCGTGTGATCCGTCTGCCGCGCCACGGCGCGTCGTGTCCGGTCGGCCTTGGGGTTTCATGCTCGGCCGACCGGCAGGCGCTCGCGAAGATCACGCGGGAGGGCGTTTTCCTCGAGCAGCTCGAGGAGAATCCGGCGAAGTACCTCCCGGAGGTGACCGACGAGGAACTGCCGGGCGACGTCGTCCGGATCGACCTGAACCGGCCGATGCCGGACATTCTGGGCGAGCTGACCAGGTACCCCGTGGCTACGCGCCTGTCGCTGAGCGGACCGATGGTGGTGGCGCGCGACATCGCGCACGCGAAGTTGAAGGAACGGCTCGACGCGGGCGAGGAGCTGCCCGCCTACATGCGCGACCACATGGTCTACTACGCCGGCCCGGCGAAGAAGCCGGACGGGCGTCCGTCCGGTTCGTTCGGCCCTACCACGGCGGGCAGAATGGACGCCTACGTCGACCTGTTCCAGTCGCACGGCGGCAGCATGGTGATGCTCGCCAAGGGGAACCGGTCACCCCAGGTGGCCGAGGCGTGCAGGCGTCACGGCGGCTTTTACCTGGGCTCCATCGGTGGTCCGGCGGCCCGGCTCGCCGACCACAGCATCCGGAAGGTGGAGGTGCTCGAGTACCCGGAGCTGGGGATGGAGGCCATCTGGTCGATTGAGGTCAACGATTTCCCCGCCTTCATCGTCACAGATGACAAGGGGAACGACTTCTTCACGGAACTGCTGGCGACGAAGCCGGCGACGTTGATCAAGTAGCGACGTTCGATCCAGACTGATGGGTCGGGCAGACCGTTCTCGGGTTCGGCAACTGGTAACACGGGGCATGGGTCCAACTCTCGGAGGGAAAAGAGCAATGCGGGCAGCGAAGATCTTCGGCGTCGTCGCGACGGTCGTGGCGGCAGGGATGATGGCAAGCCTCGTCGAGGCGCAGAACCGGCCAGCCAGTACGCGGGGGCATACGGCCACACAACTCGGAGGCTCCTACAACGACGAGGGTCGCTACGAAGGCGGGAACTGGATCGACATCCACTATGGTCGCCCGATTCTCCGCGGCCGGCAGGGCATCTTCGGCGAGGGCGCCGAGTACGCCCAGGGGATCTACGCCGGGGCCCCGCTCTGGCGGGTCGGGGCGGACCAGACGACCACGTTCACGACCGAGGCGGACCTGCTGATCGGCGGTCAGCGTCTCGCGGCGGGCGAGTACACGATGTTCGCCGACCTCGGGAATCCCACAGCGTGGACGCTCATCTTCACCACCTGGGGCGTCAAGCAGCAGTTCCGCGAGGACAACCCCAACGCGCTCTGGGGCGCCTACGGTTACGACGACAGCAAGGACGTCATGCGGACGACGATGTCGGTGGAGACGGTCGAGTACTCCATGGACCAGTTGCAGGTCGGTTTCGTCGACATGACGCAGCAGGGCGGCGCGATGTACGTCCTCTGGGACAACCAGTTGGCGACCGTCCCGATTCAGCTCGCCAACTAGTCGCTTGCGACGGCGCGCCCCGCGCTGGCGGGGTGCGCCGCGTACGGGCTCCTCGGCTACCGTCCACCGCGCACCGGCCTCGGCTGGCAGCACAGGTGCGCGCATCTGTCGCTGCGCCGGATGACGGGCAGCGTCTGTACAGGCGCGCGCCCGGTCCCGGCCGGCTTACACGATGAGTACCGCCCCCACCGCCTTCACGCACCGCCAGGTCCTCATCATCTACGTCGGCCTGATGGCCGGGATGTTTCTGTCGGCGCTCGATCAGATGATCGTGGCGACCGCGCTCCCGACCATCGTCGGCGAGCTGGGCGGCCTCGACTACTACTCCTGGGTCGTTACCGCCTACCTTCTCTCCGGCACCGTCACGCCTCCGCTCTTCGGCAAGCTGGGCGACCTGTACGGCCGGCGGATCGTCTACCAGGCGGCGGTCGCGATCTTCCTGCTCGGATCGCTGATGGCGGGTCTGGCGCCCGGGATGATGGAACTCGTGATCGCACGTGGCGTGCAGGGTGTCGGCGCGGGCGGTCTGGCCACGTCGGCGTTCGCCATCATCGGCGATGTCGTCCCCGCCCGGCAGCGTGGGCGCTACATCGGCTACATGGGTTCCGTCTGGGCGGTGGCGAGCGTCGTCGGGCCTCTGGTGGGCGGTTTCATCGTGGACAACGTCTCGTGGCGGTGGGTCTTCCTGGTCAACCTGCCGATCGGTGCGGTGGTGCTCGCGGTGGTTGCGGTGGTGTTGAAGCTGCCGCCCGTACATCGCCCAGCGAAGCTCGACATCGGTGGCGCCGTGCTGTTGATGTGCGGCGTCAGTCTCGTCCTTCTCGCGCTCCTTCAGGTCGAACGCGGTGGACCAGCGGCGTGGCGCACGGTCCCGTTCCTCGCATCCGCGGCCGCCGGGGCGGCGTTGCTCGCGGCGTTCGTCCGCTGGGAGGCCGCCGCGGAGGAACCGTTGCTGCCACTTCGGCTGTTCCGGATCCGCATCTTCTCGGTCTGCGCGGCCCTTGGTCTGGCGACCGGCAGCGCGTTCTTCGGGACGGTGGTCTTCCTGCCGCTCTTCCTCCAGGTGGTAACGGGGGTCTCCGCCACCAACTCCGGCCTGCTTCTGCTGCCGCTGACCGCCGGCATCGTGGCCGGATCGGCTGGCTCGGGACGTCTCATCACGGCCACGGGCCGCTACCGTATCTATCCGATCGCCGGCGGCATCTGCACCGTAGTCGGCATGGCGTTGCTGAGCGTCATGCAGGGCGGCACGTCGCCGCTTGTCATTTCGGGGACGATGCTCCTGGCCGGTCTTGGTTTCGGCATGATCCTGCAGACGTCATTGCTCGCGGTGCAGAATGGCGTGGACCACCGCGACCTGGGCGTCGCCACTTCGTCGACACAGTTTTTTCGCCTGTTGGGGGGCTCGTTCGGCGTTGCGGTCTTCGGCTCGATTTTGAACGTCCGGCTCGCCACCGAGCTGCCC of the Acidobacteriota bacterium genome contains:
- a CDS encoding DUF1553 domain-containing protein is translated as MVGGVSMGQAPFRVVIPLAALAIGFGGYFSGPPATASAQQPAEPLEFNRDIRPILNESCLICHGPNETTRQADLRFDTDDFIGTVVVTGDAEASPLYQRLTTEDRIGRMPPVSSGQSLTDEQIDAVRRWIDGGAEWGAELADADALPMPERVVDFAREVRPILSQNCFTCHGPDEGTRQRGLRLDVAEGPFAERGTFGGAVVIPGNADDSLLIHRVTATEDRVRMPYRLGLNTPVMPGTAEDALSPGEIETLRLWIDQGAEWQSHWAFVPPERPSVPPVADPEWGRNPIDSFVLSSLEAQGLGPAPEADRTTLLRRVTLDLTGLPPSAGDVAAFLNDDSPDAYENAVDRLLGSTAFGERMAVEWLDGARYADSSGYQTDAPRSMWRYRDWVIDAYNSNMPFDQFTIEQLAGDMLPSATLDQRIATAFNRNHSQNGEGGIVPEEFLVENVVDRVSTTGTVWMGLTLGCARCHDHKFDPLSQREFYELFAFFNNVPERGKAFKYGNSPPMITAPTDEQFAELAELDEELAAAREALATLETEAGDAQREWEASLAAAGDVDWVLRDKLLVHHPLDGDIAGVYTSEPVFLSPNVTSDVRGEQEPELAELPVNVKLVDGQPLFVPGRIGEAVSFDGQRFIDAGDIANFTYNDPFSVAAWIHPTAGDGVIVSRALAGDQGERGWGLYLADGKLQVNLSERWQDDGVRVETQDVLPLDEWLHVLMTYDGKRVPASFRVYVNGESVELTPQVDGINNPMRTREPLRIGASGPPPEDSGGTDSAPRFQGLIDDVRVYTQALTPEQAAVVATADSLTEIANLPAADRTAGQAEKLRLAFLDQYASEKIQEAWRAAGDLERKRAELWDNIQTVMVMEEMDPPRDTFLLVRGAYDVPGEQVSPGVPAVLPPLPEGGENNRLAFARWLVEPDHPLTARVTVNRFWQMLFGTGIVKTAENFGLQGEYPSHPDLLDWLATSFIDSGWDVKSILREIVISATYRQASAVTPEQLESDPENRMLARGPRLRLPAQMIRDQALTVAGLLVDQVGGPSVKPYQPEGLWDQASQRYDQSEGNDLYRRSLYTYWKRTLAPPSMLTFDSSTRETCIVRTDRTNTPLQALNLMNDVTYVEAARRVAERMMTEGGATPEERVAFAYRLTTAHRPRPEAHDVLSSAFHDYLERYQADRAAALGLVSVGESPRDETLDIAELASYTMVASMILNLDRTITKD
- a CDS encoding M48 family metallopeptidase gives rise to the protein MNTFAVIILVALIGEYLLRLASGILNARAFSPTLPAEFTGVFDDDKYAQAQRYTTTRTRFGLIRGAFDLAVVLLFWFAGGFEWLDQTIRGLDHGPIITGLLYIGGLGLASTLLGLPFRIYSTFGIEASYGFNRTTAKTFVSDLLKGGLLAVVLGGALLAIVLAFFEWAGSLAWLWCWIAATLFMLAVQFIAPTWIMPLFNKFTLLETGDLHDAILQYARSARFPLRGIFVVDGSRRSSKANAFFTGFGRHKRIGLFDTLIEQHTVPELVAVVAHEVGHYKKRHIWQGMALSIAHLGAMLWILSFFLQQDGLFSAFYVSEPSVYAGLLFFGLLFTPVELVLSVLVNLFSRRNEFEADRFAAETTGSGEPLISALKKLSADNLTNLTPHPLAVFLGYSHPPVLQRIAALRRTS
- a CDS encoding fumarate hydratase, which produces MAHFHYQPIFEFGPDETPYRHLGAEGVSTVSMNGREMLTVEADVLRNVARQAFDDVAHLLRPAHLAQLRSIIDDPEASANDKFVALELLRNANIAAGRVLPGCQDTGTAIVMGHKGEQVLTFGDDAVALSRGVYDAYNERNLRYSQMAPLDMYTETNTGSNLPAQIEIYAEPGDEYELLFIAKGGGSANKSFLYQETKALLNPTSLLAFVEAKLKTIGTAACPPYHLALVIGGTSAEFTLKTLKLATTKYLDRLPTAGNEYGRAFRDVALEQQIFELARQIGVGAQFGGKYFAHDVRVIRLPRHGASCPVGLGVSCSADRQALAKITREGVFLEQLEENPAKYLPEVTDEELPGDVVRIDLNRPMPDILGELTRYPVATRLSLSGPMVVARDIAHAKLKERLDAGEELPAYMRDHMVYYAGPAKKPDGRPSGSFGPTTAGRMDAYVDLFQSHGGSMVMLAKGNRSPQVAEACRRHGGFYLGSIGGPAARLADHSIRKVEVLEYPELGMEAIWSIEVNDFPAFIVTDDKGNDFFTELLATKPATLIK
- a CDS encoding DUF2911 domain-containing protein, encoding MGRADRSRVRQLVTRGMGPTLGGKRAMRAAKIFGVVATVVAAGMMASLVEAQNRPASTRGHTATQLGGSYNDEGRYEGGNWIDIHYGRPILRGRQGIFGEGAEYAQGIYAGAPLWRVGADQTTTFTTEADLLIGGQRLAAGEYTMFADLGNPTAWTLIFTTWGVKQQFREDNPNALWGAYGYDDSKDVMRTTMSVETVEYSMDQLQVGFVDMTQQGGAMYVLWDNQLATVPIQLAN
- a CDS encoding MFS transporter, with the translated sequence MSTAPTAFTHRQVLIIYVGLMAGMFLSALDQMIVATALPTIVGELGGLDYYSWVVTAYLLSGTVTPPLFGKLGDLYGRRIVYQAAVAIFLLGSLMAGLAPGMMELVIARGVQGVGAGGLATSAFAIIGDVVPARQRGRYIGYMGSVWAVASVVGPLVGGFIVDNVSWRWVFLVNLPIGAVVLAVVAVVLKLPPVHRPAKLDIGGAVLLMCGVSLVLLALLQVERGGPAAWRTVPFLASAAAGAALLAAFVRWEAAAEEPLLPLRLFRIRIFSVCAALGLATGSAFFGTVVFLPLFLQVVTGVSATNSGLLLLPLTAGIVAGSAGSGRLITATGRYRIYPIAGGICTVVGMALLSVMQGGTSPLVISGTMLLAGLGFGMILQTSLLAVQNGVDHRDLGVATSSTQFFRLLGGSFGVAVFGSILNVRLATELPARLPAATVAEVGGEVTRLLQSPTAIRALAPEVATGVAAAVEASIQTIFLSAVPLTVLCVIFGFLLDEIPLRETIGAPRAAPSEVAGSPRIRENRQT